From Spirosoma aerolatum, one genomic window encodes:
- a CDS encoding OsmC family protein: protein MTKQHHYEIKTTWTGNTGTGTSGYRAYERAHVILAANKPDIPGSSDPAFRGDKTRYNPEELLVASLSSCHMLWYLHVCTDAGVVVVDYTDTATGTMVETSDGSGHFTEVTLYPSVVVADASMIEKANELHHKANQLCFIANSCNFPVRHEPTCHAVSN from the coding sequence ATGACAAAACAACACCACTACGAAATCAAGACAACCTGGACGGGGAATACGGGTACAGGAACCAGCGGCTACCGGGCCTACGAACGGGCTCATGTGATCTTGGCAGCGAATAAACCTGACATCCCGGGCTCATCGGACCCGGCCTTTCGGGGCGACAAAACCCGCTATAACCCAGAAGAATTACTGGTGGCCTCCTTATCTTCCTGCCATATGCTTTGGTATTTGCATGTCTGTACCGATGCCGGTGTGGTGGTGGTTGATTACACAGATACGGCAACAGGTACGATGGTCGAAACCTCGGATGGTAGTGGCCATTTTACGGAGGTTACGCTCTATCCGTCGGTGGTAGTTGCCGATGCGTCGATGATCGAGAAAGCCAACGAGCTTCACCATAAAGCCAACCAGCTTTGCTTTATTGCCAATTCCTGCAATTTCCCGGTTCGTCATGAACCAACCTGCCACGCTGTTAGTAACTAA
- a CDS encoding SPFH domain-containing protein, whose product MDFLLVLFILAIIVLYLSVVIVRQGTVAVVTVFGKYTRVMTPGLNFKIPFIEFIYRRISIQNRSVELAFQAITSDQANVNFKAMLVYSVLNQAEETIKNVAFKFIDEASFMQALIRTIEGSIRSFVATKRQSEILGLRSEIIEHVKAQLDTLLESWGYHLIDLQLNDIAFDEVIMRSMAQVVASSNLKAAAENEGQALLITKTKAAQAEGNAIQISAEAEKTASQLRGQGVALFREEVAKGMAESARVMNEAKLDASLILFSIWTEAIKHFAENGKGNVIFLDGSTDGMEKTMQQLMAIQKLNGDDANGAVQAGKR is encoded by the coding sequence ATGGACTTTCTGTTAGTACTATTCATTCTGGCGATTATCGTCCTTTATCTGTCAGTAGTTATTGTCCGGCAGGGCACAGTAGCTGTTGTTACCGTTTTTGGAAAATACACCCGTGTTATGACGCCGGGGCTTAATTTTAAAATCCCATTTATCGAATTCATTTACCGCCGTATTTCCATTCAAAATCGCTCGGTCGAGCTAGCGTTCCAGGCCATTACGTCCGATCAGGCCAATGTCAATTTCAAAGCGATGCTGGTGTATTCTGTTTTGAATCAGGCCGAGGAAACTATCAAAAATGTAGCCTTCAAATTCATTGATGAAGCCTCGTTTATGCAGGCGTTGATCCGTACTATCGAAGGGTCCATCCGTAGCTTTGTCGCTACCAAACGGCAATCGGAAATTCTGGGTTTACGTTCCGAAATCATTGAACACGTAAAGGCCCAGCTCGATACGTTGCTCGAAAGCTGGGGGTATCATCTGATCGACTTACAATTGAACGACATTGCCTTCGATGAAGTCATCATGCGATCGATGGCGCAGGTGGTAGCCTCCTCGAACCTGAAGGCAGCTGCTGAAAACGAAGGTCAGGCGTTGCTGATTACTAAAACAAAAGCAGCCCAGGCCGAAGGAAACGCCATTCAGATTTCGGCTGAGGCTGAGAAAACAGCCTCTCAACTGCGTGGGCAGGGGGTAGCACTGTTCCGCGAAGAAGTTGCTAAAGGAATGGCCGAATCGGCGCGGGTGATGAATGAGGCCAAACTGGATGCGTCGCTGATCCTGTTCTCGATCTGGACGGAAGCGATCAAGCATTTCGCCGAAAATGGCAAAGGAAATGTCATCTTCCTTGATGGCTCAACGGATGGTATGGAAAAAACGATGCAGCAACTGATGGCCATCCAGAAATTGAACGGAGACGACGCGAATGGGGCTGTTCAGGCAGGAAAACGTTGA
- a CDS encoding universal stress protein, with amino-acid sequence MTNLLFPTDFTANTRAAQDWVRLLAHKTGATVTLLHVYQPIIPDTTFPTVGSISDPGLGAVAAIELEDLSRQRLSELADQLRADGLSIKLDWRIGLVDDSILEAAREHSADLIVMGRSDLSTLFDRLAGSAVSDVADAARCPVLIVPTAPDGVAFHPVQVRTIAYAMQAQTTRALVEDQTEMLVKAFDAQLLIVTEDKLDTTPADLIVMQLYRQEGFLDKLLHPNLVGSLIEKSDVPVLVYHQTE; translated from the coding sequence ATGACAAACCTGCTTTTTCCTACAGACTTTACTGCAAATACGCGAGCCGCTCAGGATTGGGTGCGGTTATTGGCGCATAAAACCGGCGCTACGGTTACGCTGTTGCACGTTTATCAACCCATAATTCCTGATACTACGTTTCCAACGGTTGGAAGCATTAGTGATCCGGGACTGGGAGCGGTAGCCGCCATAGAATTAGAAGACCTAAGTCGGCAACGGCTTAGCGAACTAGCCGATCAATTGCGGGCTGATGGTTTGTCGATTAAGCTGGACTGGCGAATTGGGTTGGTGGATGACAGTATTCTGGAAGCCGCTCGTGAGCATTCGGCCGACTTAATCGTGATGGGACGCAGTGATTTAAGCACCTTATTCGATCGTCTGGCAGGTAGTGCCGTTTCGGATGTAGCCGATGCAGCGCGGTGCCCGGTTCTGATCGTACCGACAGCTCCTGATGGAGTGGCCTTTCACCCGGTGCAGGTACGGACTATTGCTTATGCCATGCAAGCCCAAACGACGCGGGCTTTAGTCGAAGATCAGACCGAAATGCTTGTAAAGGCCTTTGATGCCCAACTGCTTATTGTTACAGAAGATAAGCTGGATACAACTCCTGCTGATCTGATTGTCATGCAGTTATATCGGCAGGAGGGCTTTCTGGATAAACTCCTGCATCCAAACCTGGTTGGGTCATTGATCGAGAAATCGGATGTGCCTGTATTGGTGTATCATCAGACTGAATAG
- a CDS encoding glycosyltransferase family 8 protein gives MSPNQPLPLVTICDNRFALLLAALVKSIEINLTAPAQFDLYLVNDGIDSANREKLLQSINPEVFNVHWLTIDEAIPVGMALPIDQSTFPLNVYIRLFIPFFIPQHLTRVVYMDVDMIAHQDITALWKVDLGNKLLGAVRDRAEVISSSWGGYQNYRELGLHPETPIFNSGLLVIDPIRWRQQHITERVLTCLAQNAKYAVFADQYGLNVVLANQWLELDRAWNTYAQNDIADPYVIHFTGIKPIYRSYTFNKAYQEEFFLYLNQTAWRGYAPVSGWRHVLLKQIRKVGKRLYHLVNQLNPFKRNTEKKRQVVLSMNGLDKLDAAITD, from the coding sequence ATGTCACCGAATCAGCCTTTACCACTTGTTACTATATGCGACAATAGGTTTGCTCTTTTATTAGCAGCGTTAGTCAAATCGATTGAAATCAACCTGACAGCACCCGCTCAATTTGATCTTTATCTGGTCAATGATGGCATCGATTCGGCAAACCGAGAAAAACTGCTACAGTCTATTAATCCGGAGGTGTTTAACGTACATTGGTTAACAATCGATGAGGCTATACCAGTCGGTATGGCTTTACCCATTGATCAGTCTACGTTTCCCCTAAATGTCTACATTCGGCTGTTTATACCGTTTTTTATTCCGCAGCACCTGACTAGAGTGGTGTATATGGATGTGGATATGATTGCTCACCAGGACATAACGGCCCTATGGAAAGTCGATCTGGGTAATAAACTGCTGGGGGCTGTGCGCGATCGGGCCGAAGTGATCAGTAGTTCATGGGGAGGCTATCAGAATTATCGCGAATTGGGTTTGCATCCTGAAACGCCAATTTTCAATTCGGGATTGCTGGTGATTGACCCCATTCGCTGGCGTCAGCAGCACATCACTGAGCGCGTGTTGACGTGCCTTGCGCAGAATGCCAAGTATGCGGTATTTGCTGATCAGTATGGGTTGAATGTCGTTTTGGCAAATCAGTGGCTCGAACTTGATCGGGCTTGGAATACCTATGCACAAAATGACATAGCTGATCCGTATGTGATTCATTTTACGGGGATAAAGCCTATTTATCGCTCCTACACTTTTAATAAGGCTTATCAGGAAGAATTTTTTTTGTATTTAAACCAGACCGCCTGGCGAGGCTATGCACCCGTTAGCGGGTGGCGTCATGTGCTGCTCAAGCAAATCCGCAAAGTGGGCAAACGATTATACCATCTGGTCAATCAATTAAACCCATTTAAACGCAATACTGAAAAAAAAAGGCAGGTAGTGCTTAGCATGAATGGCCTCGACAAACTAGATGCTGCGATAACTGACTGA
- a CDS encoding GNAT family N-acetyltransferase produces the protein MIIRPFTQADIAPLLTVFARNVPTAFGENEQDEYAEFLQTYTDPYFVIEYKGTVAGACGYYLTDDQTVAHICWILTDPMLKGLRLGTALIQHNLQQIWQQPGIQRIECRTSQVAYRFFEKFGFQLQYTKPDFWAPGLDLYFMVLTYVNR, from the coding sequence ATGATCATCCGCCCGTTTACCCAAGCTGACATTGCTCCGCTTCTGACTGTTTTCGCCAGGAATGTCCCTACAGCCTTCGGAGAAAACGAACAGGATGAATACGCCGAGTTTCTACAAACGTACACCGACCCCTATTTTGTAATTGAGTACAAGGGCACTGTAGCTGGAGCCTGTGGCTATTACCTTACCGACGACCAGACGGTCGCACACATTTGCTGGATTTTGACCGACCCAATGCTAAAGGGGTTACGACTTGGCACTGCATTAATACAGCACAACCTTCAACAGATTTGGCAGCAACCGGGAATTCAGCGGATTGAATGCCGCACTTCACAGGTAGCTTATCGATTTTTTGAGAAATTTGGATTTCAGCTCCAATACACCAAACCTGATTTCTGGGCCCCTGGCCTCGATCTGTATTTTATGGTATTAACTTACGTCAACCGTTAG
- a CDS encoding cupin domain-containing protein, giving the protein MRNLFSPDDGVRQLKTVPTEFVELFRHGSLVVEYYKPDRIDKQQPHERDEIYVITTGSGTFLYAGTSMSVKPGDLLFVPAGMEHRFENFTEDFATWVLFYGPIGGEKI; this is encoded by the coding sequence ATGCGTAATCTATTTTCGCCCGACGATGGCGTTCGCCAACTTAAGACAGTTCCTACCGAATTTGTTGAACTTTTTCGTCATGGTAGCCTGGTAGTCGAATATTATAAACCGGATCGGATTGACAAACAGCAACCGCATGAACGCGATGAGATCTATGTTATTACGACAGGCAGTGGTACGTTTCTCTATGCAGGAACAAGCATGTCGGTCAAGCCGGGCGATCTGCTCTTCGTTCCGGCAGGTATGGAACATCGATTCGAAAATTTTACCGAAGATTTTGCCACTTGGGTCTTATTTTATGGCCCTATTGGAGGAGAAAAAATATAA
- a CDS encoding serine hydrolase, which translates to MKQQATSMFIRILIAGFFLVSSPALAQQKADKIDALIQQYVANRQFNGTVLVAEQGKVIFRKGYGMANMEWNISNTPDTKFRLGSITKQFTSMLIMQLVEKGKIKLDGKVTDYLPDYPKATGDKVTIHHLLTHTSGIPSYTGFPDFFEKMSRDPYTPDAFVKKFSDMPLEFEPGSTFSYDNSGYFLLGVIIEKVTGKSYAEVLQEAILKPLQMLNTGYDLADPIIPKRASGYEKRGGRYVNAPYLDMTIPYAAGSMYSTVEDLYRWDQALYTDKLLSAQSKETMFTPFLSHYAYGWGVSKTKIGSLKDSLLLIEHTGGINGFNTIISRIPKDKQLVVLLNNTGGAPLGSIRKNILNILYNQPVEAPKKPIADALRQPALTDPLDKLRTTFTTLKADKAYSLSENEMNGLGYELLSEGKVQQAIHVFTLNVESFPQSYNVYDSRGEAYMKLGDKAAAIRDYKKSLELNPRNTGGIGKLKELGEIVEAPKDATVDEATLESYVGTYELAPTFAIVITREGSQLYGQATGQQRFELFPESKTKFYLKVVEAKVSFVRNEKGEIDQLILHQNGRDMPGKRVPKK; encoded by the coding sequence ATGAAACAGCAAGCTACGTCTATGTTCATTCGAATACTAATCGCAGGTTTTTTTCTGGTGAGTTCACCCGCCCTGGCGCAGCAGAAAGCCGATAAAATCGATGCGCTCATTCAGCAATACGTAGCCAATCGTCAATTCAACGGAACGGTACTGGTGGCTGAACAGGGCAAGGTAATTTTCAGAAAGGGTTATGGGATGGCCAATATGGAGTGGAACATTTCCAACACGCCCGATACCAAATTCCGGCTCGGTTCCATCACCAAGCAGTTTACGTCGATGCTTATCATGCAACTGGTTGAAAAAGGCAAGATTAAGCTCGATGGGAAGGTGACGGATTACCTACCCGATTATCCCAAAGCGACGGGCGATAAGGTAACGATTCATCACCTGTTGACGCATACATCGGGCATTCCAAGCTATACAGGTTTCCCTGATTTCTTTGAGAAGATGAGCCGGGACCCATACACGCCCGATGCGTTTGTGAAGAAATTCTCCGACATGCCGCTTGAATTTGAACCCGGCTCGACGTTTTCGTATGATAACTCGGGCTATTTTCTGCTGGGTGTTATCATTGAGAAAGTAACCGGCAAATCCTATGCGGAGGTGCTTCAGGAGGCTATTCTGAAACCCCTGCAAATGCTGAATACGGGTTATGATCTGGCCGATCCGATTATTCCGAAGCGGGCATCGGGTTATGAAAAACGGGGTGGTCGTTATGTGAATGCTCCGTATCTGGATATGACTATTCCCTATGCGGCCGGGTCAATGTATTCTACCGTAGAGGATTTGTACCGTTGGGATCAGGCCTTGTACACCGATAAGTTGTTGTCTGCTCAATCGAAAGAGACAATGTTTACGCCCTTTCTGAGCCATTATGCTTACGGCTGGGGTGTAAGCAAGACGAAGATTGGCTCGTTGAAAGATAGCCTGCTCCTGATTGAACACACCGGGGGAATCAATGGCTTCAACACCATCATTAGCCGGATACCTAAAGATAAACAACTGGTTGTGCTGCTGAATAATACGGGCGGGGCTCCGCTGGGAAGCATTCGGAAAAATATCCTGAATATTCTCTATAATCAGCCAGTTGAAGCACCCAAAAAGCCCATTGCTGATGCCCTGCGTCAACCTGCTCTGACCGACCCGCTCGATAAATTACGAACCACATTTACGACGTTGAAGGCCGATAAAGCCTACAGCTTGAGCGAGAACGAGATGAACGGTCTTGGGTACGAACTCCTAAGCGAGGGAAAAGTACAGCAGGCCATTCATGTATTTACGCTCAACGTAGAGTCGTTTCCGCAATCGTATAACGTGTACGACAGCCGGGGCGAAGCCTATATGAAACTTGGCGATAAAGCAGCTGCTATCCGGGACTATAAAAAATCACTAGAACTGAATCCACGTAATACGGGTGGTATCGGGAAACTGAAGGAGTTAGGCGAAATCGTTGAAGCGCCGAAAGATGCAACTGTGGATGAAGCTACGTTGGAATCCTATGTGGGTACGTATGAACTGGCTCCCACCTTTGCCATCGTCATTACGCGGGAGGGGAGTCAGTTATATGGTCAGGCAACCGGACAGCAGCGGTTCGAGCTTTTTCCTGAATCAAAGACTAAATTTTATCTGAAAGTGGTGGAGGCCAAGGTATCGTTTGTTCGAAATGAAAAAGGTGAAATCGACCAGTTGATTCTTCACCAGAACGGGCGTGATATGCCGGGGAAACGAGTTCCTAAAAAGTGA
- a CDS encoding LysE family translocator — MLPISELLLFSLAALGLVVTPGPNMIYLISRSITQGRQAGLVSLAGVLTGFWVHILFVSAGLTAIFLAIPVVYELLRWLGVGYLLYLAWAAIKPGSVSPFEVSKTVEATSTDSAGKLFRMGFLTNVLNPKVAVFYVSFFPQFTRPEYGSLWTQTVQLGITQLFVSATVNLLIVLSAARMARWFQARPGYIRVQKWGVASILMGLAVRMAVDKGK; from the coding sequence ATGCTGCCGATCAGCGAACTACTGCTGTTTAGTTTAGCGGCTCTGGGGCTAGTCGTAACGCCCGGACCTAACATGATTTACCTGATTTCTCGCTCCATTACTCAGGGACGACAAGCCGGATTGGTATCACTGGCGGGTGTACTGACGGGTTTCTGGGTGCATATTCTGTTCGTTTCGGCGGGTCTTACAGCTATCTTTCTGGCAATCCCTGTTGTTTATGAACTTCTTCGCTGGCTTGGTGTTGGCTACTTGCTCTATTTGGCCTGGGCAGCTATCAAGCCAGGCAGTGTTTCGCCATTTGAAGTCAGTAAAACTGTTGAAGCCACCTCAACCGATTCGGCAGGGAAACTCTTCAGAATGGGCTTTCTGACCAATGTGCTCAACCCGAAAGTAGCGGTATTTTACGTGTCGTTTTTTCCGCAGTTCACCCGCCCCGAATATGGCTCCTTATGGACGCAAACTGTTCAGTTAGGCATTACCCAACTGTTCGTCAGCGCAACCGTCAATCTATTAATCGTCTTGTCGGCAGCTCGGATGGCCCGCTGGTTTCAGGCCCGCCCGGGCTATATTCGAGTTCAGAAATGGGGAGTAGCGAGTATCCTGATGGGTCTGGCCGTGCGGATGGCCGTCGACAAAGGCAAATGA
- a CDS encoding GNAT family N-acetyltransferase, translating to MRKGFILHRDCFRISPADQVHESFPTAGLPDSFTLGMLTDADELAGSVSFRREGYNRQKLRHKGLLFAMYVAHEYAGQGIGRQLIEETIRRAKQLPNMEQITLTVIASNRPARQLYKSIGFHSFALEPKAVKDGDAYYDEEQMILFLGT from the coding sequence ATGCGAAAAGGTTTTATCCTGCATCGGGATTGTTTCCGCATTAGTCCTGCTGATCAAGTCCATGAATCGTTTCCGACTGCTGGGTTGCCTGACAGTTTTACGCTTGGTATGCTTACTGACGCTGATGAGTTGGCAGGGTCGGTAAGTTTCCGCCGGGAAGGATATAATCGTCAGAAGCTCCGGCATAAGGGATTGCTGTTTGCCATGTATGTAGCCCATGAGTACGCTGGGCAGGGTATTGGCCGTCAACTGATTGAGGAAACGATTCGTCGGGCGAAGCAATTACCGAACATGGAACAAATTACCCTAACTGTAATTGCCAGCAATAGGCCCGCCAGGCAACTTTATAAATCCATAGGCTTTCATTCGTTCGCCCTCGAGCCTAAAGCGGTGAAAGACGGTGATGCGTATTACGATGAAGAGCAAATGATCTTATTTCTGGGAACGTAA
- a CDS encoding MFS transporter, whose protein sequence is MKKSLLPLTIGGFGIGMTEFVMMGILPDIATSLHISIPTAGHLISSYALGVVLGAPLLVGIAGNYPPKKILLGLMALFTFCNALSSFAPNYETMMITRLLSGLPHGAFFGVGAVVASRLAGRGKEAQAISMMFAGLTVANIIGVPLGTYIGHTMSWRLTFMIIAGVGLVTMASIYKLLPNPPVVGESNLRKDLKLFTYVEPWLILGITAIGTGGLFAWFSYIAPLLTEVAGFESGQITWILVLAGLGMAVGNLIAGRTADLISPSKATALFLLLMVLSLTIVYFVAPFKVPLLVMTFVTGAIAFSLGAPIQILMIRASNGSEMLASSVSQAGFNMGNALGAYLGGLPIAAGMGYTSPMWVGAMLALTGFGMAMMVYFRHKNADQYALATGH, encoded by the coding sequence ATGAAAAAAAGCTTACTGCCTCTTACCATCGGAGGCTTCGGAATCGGTATGACTGAGTTCGTTATGATGGGAATTCTGCCTGATATTGCTACGTCTTTACATATTTCGATTCCAACGGCTGGGCACCTGATTTCGTCCTATGCGCTGGGGGTAGTGTTGGGGGCACCTTTGCTGGTTGGCATTGCCGGAAACTACCCGCCGAAAAAGATTTTGCTTGGCTTGATGGCGTTGTTTACGTTCTGCAATGCGCTCTCGTCGTTTGCACCGAACTACGAAACCATGATGATTACCCGGCTGTTATCGGGCCTGCCGCATGGGGCTTTCTTTGGCGTTGGGGCTGTTGTCGCCAGTCGGCTGGCAGGTCGCGGTAAAGAAGCACAGGCCATTTCGATGATGTTTGCCGGACTTACGGTAGCCAATATTATTGGTGTACCGCTGGGAACGTACATTGGACACACCATGAGCTGGCGACTGACATTTATGATCATTGCTGGTGTTGGGTTGGTCACAATGGCTTCCATTTATAAACTGCTGCCAAATCCTCCCGTCGTAGGTGAGTCGAACCTGCGGAAAGACCTGAAATTGTTTACGTACGTTGAGCCCTGGCTCATTCTGGGCATCACGGCCATTGGCACAGGGGGATTGTTTGCCTGGTTCAGTTATATCGCTCCATTGCTGACCGAGGTGGCTGGTTTTGAAAGCGGTCAGATTACCTGGATTCTGGTGCTGGCTGGTTTAGGCATGGCCGTCGGAAACCTGATTGCCGGACGTACTGCCGACCTGATTTCGCCCAGCAAAGCGACAGCCCTGTTTCTGCTGTTGATGGTGCTTTCACTGACGATCGTCTATTTCGTAGCACCCTTCAAAGTGCCTTTACTAGTTATGACATTTGTAACGGGTGCCATTGCGTTTTCGCTGGGCGCACCGATCCAGATTCTGATGATCCGGGCATCCAATGGGTCCGAAATGCTGGCTTCGTCGGTCAGTCAGGCCGGATTCAACATGGGTAATGCCCTGGGAGCGTATCTGGGCGGGTTACCGATTGCGGCCGGTATGGGGTATACCTCGCCAATGTGGGTTGGGGCCATGCTTGCGCTGACAGGTTTTGGCATGGCAATGATGGTCTATTTCCGTCATAAAAACGCCGACCAATATGCCCTGGCGACTGGCCATTAG